In Mytilus edulis chromosome 6, xbMytEdul2.2, whole genome shotgun sequence, the following proteins share a genomic window:
- the LOC139528355 gene encoding uncharacterized protein → MMTNTEKDWRFIVLVYSILKASAVEVMIPISTPDIGNEDAFHTANILDYIIDLEPFGVKAKDVKSIRFDVKACENTFLILSGSNDQTQPMYEVIISGFDNSYAIIRRRNDDSLTSNSQHWIGVVELLDDQRQSCSSYKSYWLSWETGHLKLGGGAILNSDVIVDGTDTNPLNVNKIFIFSGWGDTAEWTIYVNLDNRFSGFYSGCSLQDFRANIDVLYSNSWSKANCAVACGRIDICLGFNYDSTTTSTNRCEILGATSPVTIDFPQTHQVNWMFYSKCYDDKGMCIGCFF, encoded by the exons ATGATGACAAATACAGAAAAGGATTGGAGATTTATAGTCCTTGTGTACTCAATCTTAAAGGCTTCTG CTGTAGAAGTCATGATTCCTATTAGTACGCCAGACATTGGAAACGAGGATGCGTTCCATACTGCAAATATACTGGATTATATTATAGATCTAGAACCGTTCGGAGTGAAGGCTAAAGACGTAAAATCAATCAGGTTCGACGTGAAAGCATGTGAAAATACATTCCTGATTTTATCAGGTTCTAATGACCAAACACAACCTATGTATGAAGTTATCATAAGTGGCTTTGATAATTCATACGCAATCATAAGACGTCGGAATGACGACTCTTTGACATCTAATAGTCAACATTGGATTGGAGTTGTAGAGTTGTTAGATGACCAGCGACAGAGTTGTAGCAGTTACAAATCATATTGGCTCAGTTGGGAAACTGGACATTTAAAACTTGGAGGAGGAGCTATTCTTAATAGTGATGTTATTGTAGATGGGACAGATACAAATCCcttaaatgttaacaaaatctttattttctCTGGTTGGGGAGATACAGCGGAATGGACCATTTATGTGAACC TTGACAATCGATTCAGTGGATTCTATTCAGGCTGTAGTCTTCAAGACTTTCGTGCAAACATTGATGTCTTATACTCCAATTCCTGGTCCAAAGCTAATTGTGCAGTAGCATGTGGTCGTATCGACATCTGTTTGGGATTTAATTATGATAGCACCACGACGTCCACAAACAG atgTGAGATATTGGGAGCCACATCGCCTGTTACTATAGACTTTCCCCAAACACACCAAGTTAATTGGATGTTCTACTCAAAGTGCTACGACGACAAAGGAATGTGTATTGGATgctttttctaa